aacaatgtccCAACgggagcaaaaaaaaaagtgactgtaaatgaaaatgaataaacgaaacgaaacgaaaattttaatgTTGACGAATGAATTAAGGCGGTGAAGCCAAGTTTTCCCATGTAGTTTTATTTTAGTTTGAATTCAGATTGTTGAGAAagtagaaacaaaaaaaaaattctcaatttCAAGAATCTGAAATTctcttgttttattttcacatttcatttcatttcatttcattttttttcatcatcattttattagtATCCACAAGTAATTGTGTGctttaaaagttttttttcgattccttttgttattgttgaacgattgttgtttttttttcttgtttcaatgatatttatttcattttcaaacggatcacatttatttatcaatgatggtTAGAGGTATCGATTTCAACtttataatttatatatcatagatagatggatgatgatgatcaagtggaaagtttttttttatctctaGTATCATcaatccaaaacaaaaagaaagaaagagaaaaattcctAGAAAACAAActtaaatcaatcattcatcgtttatatggggaaaaaaaagaatccagaaacattttttttttttttggttgttgaatgtttcaaacgaatgaaaaaaattctctttaattactgtgtgtgtatggtttTTTCCCGGTATTTGTCATTtgcatttttgttatttcgttttttttttttgttgtcatttgatCTGTCATGAACAAATTGGCTATATCATGTCTTGCTGTTGCcaactgactgactgactgactggttggctgactgactgactgactgagtGGCTGATGTGTATgtgaatttatcatcattttaattaaaattaatgaatttacaattttcatgtctgttctgtttgtttattcaatgacattttcagattttttcttctttttttttgatttgatttgatttgatttgatttgctCTCATATTTCATTGCTGCACACTCATATATTGTTtgacaattttgatttatgcCTGTCGGTCTGTCAGCGGTGggtaggttttttttttttgctcgttAAATGTCAATGacaaattatgattattaccccaaaaaaaaagaaattctggagtaaaaaatcatcaaaattagatgaatgaatgaatacgCCCtgtcgttttgttttgttttgttttttccccTATATTCTGTCCTTCATTGTGTCAAAACACGCGATgcgaaagaatttttttttataatttcaaatttttgaatgtatttttttcgccaGATTCTCTATTATTATTCCGGTTCAAATTCCACCAcaccgacacacacacacacacacacacacacacacacacacaggaggCGCATACTcaaatttcataatttttttcttccaaatTCTTAGTTTTATTCTTTGGAaatatagagagagagaaaaaaaggataaTAAACAATCCACAAGCCTGGATGGCCATAAagttatcaaaaaaataacgtaaaaaaacaatacatgaacaacaacaacaacaacgacgaggacacaaaaaaaagttccagagaaaacaaaatttatatgGGCGTATAAAATGTAATTTgatcaagtgtgtgtgtgtcggtgtgtgtgatttGCCTTTTTTTATATGCTGCCGGAATCATAATGATctgatgaaatttgattatcatcaacataaaaaaaaaaaattttttccacattgaattaaactgaaaaaaaacactggccatttcatttcttggAAAGTTTCtcacattgtttttttgtttgatgatgatgatgaaaagtctttcaaaaaaatcataatcagtatatttgaattgtatgaatgatgacagattttttttgcctgtttttcttttctctatgtaaatgtgaatatagtaataataactttgtcatcatcatcatcatcatcatcatttattattatcgttcaCATTCAGAACGGGGCCAAACGAATACAAAATTccaaatgttaatgatggcTGGTAGTGGTGGATGGTGGATGccttaacatttttttttcttcttcttcatctcatttcttttcatcaaattcacaCACAATTTTTGTAGTCActtactaataataataataataataatgcggTGGTGACTGTTGACTTACCATTGCATATATATGACATATTTCTGGTTGTCCAGTGGCTGTATATGTAaggagatagagagagagcaGAATTGCTGGAATTTGTATTGATagtgtgaaaatgaaaaaaataagaattttcatttacaatttttcaacatcGTACATAGCTGTTTGCTAGCAATATCTAGCCATTTGGATAttgatgttttcaatttgatttattatctcgtttgtgtgtgtttgggcAATGGccaacatgatgatcaaaacatACGCcccaattttgtttcaatcaaaattttttttttggcgaaatggaaaaacgatgaaaaaaaatcacaaattccaagttttgattttgatttaattaactattttattattgaatatacAAGGTCcctgtttctctctctctctctttcgttttggtttttgagattttttttttgagattcACAACCctaaaacaatttcatttctttcacaggattcttttttgttttgttttgtttcaaagaatttgtctggaagaaaaaaaaattcgggtttctagtttgttttgttttgttgttttgttttgttgttgttttttttactggtTCATAATGGCCACTTTCCATCCAATTAAATTGGAGAATAGGGGCCTGAATGCATGTGAAATGGCTGAAATGGCCagggccaaaaaaaaactgatggaaattttttttgttgttcgtttgtttctAGGAGTTGAATCAGTATTTCtccatggaaaaaaaaatccgaatcaaatcataatcaattcaaCTGCGTCATATTTTTccgagtgtgtgtgtgtgtattggtttaattaaaataaatcggatttttcattttaccaCCGCATTtattattccattttttttcggcgttgttgatgattacgTATTTTATggaaaatgtgtgtgtgtgtgtacggaaaaaaattaccatttTACAGCCATTCACTGGCAAtcagacaaacacacacacacacacacaaagcaAACACCCaaagaaattaaaatcaaagttttgcttttttttcttttcaacaaATACACAAAACAAACGTATTAAGATCGATTTGAATTgcgttcgtttttttttttcgtttgtttgtttgtttgtttgtttgttccattTGCAATTTTACTTTACAGACGCACACGCGCACAAATTGTTTTCgcttgatttttctttctctcttcgTCTGtctgaataaataaattttctattcaaattgaatgagaagaaaaaaaattcaaaaaaatcaaaaatttaatggACTTGAATACACATTCATAGTGAAtgtaagaaaagaaaaaaaaagctttgcaagcagaaaaaaaagagaaaaaatttcccgAAAATTCTGCCAGCAGCACAAcagaacaattgaaaatattccaaaaaaaaaaaaaaaaaatgaaaatcgatttgattcgattcgataaagattgaatggaatgaaaaaaaaagtttaaaattattttctctttcattttatccatccacccaatatttgatgaaatgaaatttattgtGGAActggaaaatcaaaatcagaatcaaaaaaaaaaaaaaaaattctgcccaatttcaatgtaaataagttcatcatcatttttgtttcaagaataatccaaaataaatcaaatggaaaaaaaacaagcttTCCCAGAATATCAAGAATCATGAATATCAAgaactttgttgttgtcgtttagAATTTGTCATATGtgtcaatgttgttttttttatgtgcatttcgtttgtgttttttttttttttgcttttagtaagttttttttttactcattCACCGTTTTGATTGTCAGGTTGTTTTCTTCTTAgttgtttttctctcttgGTTTTATTCGATTGACTATTCTGTAATGGTGTGAATATCTgcagagtttttttttccattaagtaattgtcgctgttgttactgttgctgctgctgctgtcaAATATTgacatattattattagacaAGTGAATTCAAGacgtatgaaaaaaaagaagaattcaAGAATCGaagaatcaaatcatcatctaattgGCAAAGGGCAAGTATATCTAAAAATatttccactttttttttagatataTACCACAgtgttgtttatcatttgtGCATATAattattctctttttttcaattcttatttctatttttacaTTACATAactgatgttgatgatgatgatgatgatgattctattaCTTGTcaaacttgttgttgttgttgttgtttttcgttcattattcatcattcttgTGTGTTTATCAGtgaaaaacatacaaaacaaacaaacaaaaaaaagttcgaTGAATTTGACAGCTAGATATCTAATAATTTTGACACTTGATTACGTcaacaaacatttgaatgaatcatacaatctaaaaaaaataaaaaaaaaattgacaacgACCTGTTGTTGTCTATCCAAAATAGGGTTTTCCAAAATagttttcatattcatcaccatcatcatatgtagTTATTGTGTTACATGTCTTATAAAACATGTACGCACACACGTATTTACTAggtgaataaatgaatgaattgatgatgatgatgatgatgataatgatgacgacaatgaaacctcgaaaacgaaaacgaaaaaaaaaaaattcaatcgacttttttttgttttgtttgtatattcAGGCTAAATGACGTATGACGTCGTCGTCGTATTCTATATAGAAGAATCAGCTATTTTTGTAGAATATATAGATTCTACATTCGCACACACAtgtatttttgtgtgtgtgtgcgaatgtttctatttttaaCTTTGACCTCAATATTGaaacatccatccatccatttttttttataatataaatatatatcgaAATATGAAccacatttttcattcattcattgtatttcaatcgattgtgatgatgatgatgatgatgaaatgatgtttcattaataaaccattttctctctctctctctctctttttctatgGGTATAAGCAAGAAtaaacagtttttttttcgtttgtatcgaaaaaaaaatattgttgaccaatgatggtgttgatggtgatggtgatgatgatgatggatttgtgttccaaaaaattaaataaacaccacacacacacacacgtatgattttcaataataataaatgatgacgTCATTTAATGTGTTTAGTTTAAaattacacaaacacatttcgaatcttttgttttttgatattttgattAGTTCCCAAATGGATCAGTTTTCTAtagaaacaaacagaaaaaaaaataatgatcatgatcatcatgatcattacaactatgatgatgatctctTTTAGTCGGGTAGAGTAGTGGTGgcgatgaaatgaaaatttttcgattttcattttcattatttttttcaactttatTCATTCCCCAAACAcacaaagagagagagagagaaaagttTAATTTCTTGATTTCCACCACCACTGGTTCATATTCATTGGTTGAAATAGTCCCCCccccaacaacaacaacaacaacaacaaaaaatgaaaaattctttatgcaaaaaaattagaattcgagaaaaaaaaatgatttaaaatgacgatcattatcgaaagttgaaaaaaatcaactttttttccaaatagagagagaaaaaaccattcatcgaaatcatcatcatcatcattttattctgaattatgatgatgacgatgacgatgaacgATGAACGATAAAGATGGTGAAAGAGAAGAGAAATAAATGTGTGttttataatcaaatcgaatcgagCTATATGAGCGAGCTCTCATCAATTATGaagtggaaatttttttttctgcatatttttcttcaaaatcgATACTCGACACACAGATATCATAtgctgatcatcatcgttgatgtATCGATCATTTattctttgaaattttttttttctcattccaccagctattttttctttcacgtatcgatcgatcaatataGATAGATACGAATTCGAAGGTCAAACGAAcgacaaaatgatgatgatgattccattGGATAGAATTCAAtcttcaaaaatcaatcgatttcgatttttttttattttcaatttgatttgattttattttttttattaaaattgtATCAAAAAGTCATCTGTGATTGATCACGAATCATGATcggaaattatttttgttgttgtcgatgttttGGGATTCATCAAATCCACCTTATTATTTGTagtaatttgttgttgttgttgttgatttatattgatttttgtagtaaatttttccatttcgtttccattgaattcatcCAGATTATTGTTGCTGGATATTTGcttcaaattattataaccattatcattgtccattttttgccattcgaaaaaagtttcaattgttatgatgaatagaatgaaatcgatgaccaataaaaatattgtgattacattgattttgtttttcattattgattgttgccattgtgatgatggtgatgatgatgatgaatttaaaacgtgaatttttcttgttaatAATTGTTGGTCATTTCTTATTGTCCGTTGTTGTCCCATAAAACGGCATACAAtgtcgatatttttttcttgcaatTTTGGACATGATCGTAATAACAATTGTGcattatgatcattgttTAAACAATGgcaatcattcaaatcaagaCAACATTTgccaatcatttttgatgtacgtctaatgaaaatttcttcacattctttttgattaatttgtgGTTCAACAGtagtggtggcggtggtcgcagttggtggtggttcatTTGACAACGTTTGTAATGATTCTTGAATATGTTTCTTTTCAGCAAATTCTTTTAATTCTTCAATACCATAATAAATTGTAACACCGGTTGCTGCCATTATACCTATCCAAAATAATGGTttaacatttgatttgatgaatgttCTTAGACATAATAGAAATACTACTATCAAAATAACTAATAtagttgtttttatttcggAAAAATCTAAAGACATCCTATGGAGAGAAAGATGTGTGTGTCAAGTATatagaatttgatgatgacaacaatcaacattaGCTCCATTACTGATGgagttattttatttttttattgatgtgaaatacaaaattattcaaattcgataattttatttacaaatgaaattgttgatttggttgattgattgattgattgattgtttgtttgtttacgtTGTTCTTATTTGTGGAATCaatccatcaatcaatcatttgaataattatgCCATACATGAATTGTAtggatcatgatgataaataaaaccatatcgatgatgaataaaatgatcgTTATAATGtttgccaatgatgatgatgaaaatgtataGAGTCTATTTACATTGTATGTAATTATCggtgatgatttgattgttaacaatcgatatatcgattgtttttttatcgataattttaatgatgatgatgatgatgatgaattatttacaatttcacgtcgtcgtcgtcgtcgtcgtcgttttttttgtctattaATTGTATGACAAATATTTCCcgtatttttcattaatatttCTGGACaggattttttcaacatttgtcttgtattttcattttgaaaacatttacaATCTTCAGGCTCCGGGCAACATTTTcctatcaatttttttcccatcgatgatgatgatgactcaTCGATTAATTTCATACACGTTTCATATTCAACTttatattgatcaatcatcattggttttaTTGTCGCtgtaatattattattattattcgttatCGTTGCTGTTATTgtcgatattgttgttgttgttgttgttgttggaagcATCACAATAGTAGGTATTGATGattcaagaaaataaaattcattcaataaatatGTGGCTAACCAGAATAATAAACCAACACCAAGTACAGCCATACCGGCCAAAAATGTATATGGATTTTTACGTGGAAATTTTACCACAGCATCAAGACCAAGAAATTTTAATCCAAGTTTAACTATACAAtccattgttgattgatttattcacaCTCaatctgtttgtgtgtgtgaatagtGTTCACACgggaaaaataaacaaagaagaaaatattcagcaaatgtttaaattttaattcaatgtttttttatacattacacacacacaccagagctgtaattgttgatcaaaatataaatcaaattaaaccGAAATTATCGACATTTTTTCcacgtttttgttgttgttgttgttattattattcttaaCAATCGATTTATCGTTGCTATTATCAGTAGTTTTGTTCGTtatcgttttcgttttctcatcttgatcatcaagattaccatcatcatcatcatcatcattggcatCAACAATGGTTCGTAATGATCGCATCATACGTATTATAAAGATTAAAAGTACTATGTCAAATATTACCAAAAATAAagtgataaaaatgaataaaatatatctattggcgattgatgatgaatacaatTGATCATGGAATCCAATGTTGGTATTTTgtgttgctgttgtcgttattgacaaaaaaaaacaaatcaatcaatcaatccaatcaatcaTGTTTATCAGAATATATATTTACCattatttaaatgatgacaagttgcatcaaattttttttccattaaatATGGAcatgataacaataatgtATGCgttgttttaatttgattaaaacaTTTACAATAAATTCTTGGCTCATCCAGACAACATTTACCAAGCCATTCTGGTGGTTGTTGATCAGacattgtttgaaattgtttaCCAAATATGCTCATACATTCTGATTCAGTTATCGGTTGACGGCCATTATATAATTGATCCAATTTATCACGATCATATTCCGGTAATATCGGTGTCGGTGGTGGCTGTCCTTTTAAAATAGATATCTTCAACTGCTTGATAAACATTTACTGCATCATTAAGCAATCTTCCACCTTGTACGAGCCAATTCCAAGCAGTTTTTGTCCATGATGCTATTGTTTGCCAtaccataattttttttgtttttaaaaaatttttcaatttcaaaaaaaaaaacaaattttgaaCCATACTAAGATGCAAAGCTTTTAAAATGTATAAAttatattaaattaaattaaagaaaaaaatattgaattaaattattgCCACTCCTCTCCCCCCACCcacaaaccaaaacaaaatcgattcattgtcattgtcgttttttcttCCCATTCATTTTCAGCTCTGAGAAGGTCAAATGATcgttataaaattttttattttcactttgAAATAATTAATAGATAACACACTATTATCTCAgagattgaattgaatttaaaaatttcaagtgGAAATCACTTGAACCACGATACGGAAAGAACTCAAATGCACTTTTTTTGTAGCAATTTTTCTGGCAATTAAATATTTGTGCCAGACAATTGATTGTCGATAGAAACATCTGGGTTTgagagatgatgatgatgatgatgatgggagaAGGTCGTGGGGAGGAATTGTGTACAATTTAtcagatttttcatttcatataaaaATGCCATAATTACGCTGTCataaaataattgtttttcgatttattatttgaaaaaaaatgataacgatgacaatgaaatcgaattcaatattattattattttgtgtgGCTATTTTGGCCACTATTTTGAcctgtttcatcatcaccatgtcATCGAATCAGCCAGAAAGACAGAGAATTAATTCAAACAATGTTACCACCGGATAATGGTCAACAATTCCTGGAGATTTATGAAGAAAACTATGATATTCTTGCTGGATTAGATATTAATTCGGTAAATAAGAatgagatgaaaaatttttaaatttttaattaattttttttggttgatttcAGATTTTTGCCATCATAAATGGTAATAAACCAACATTAGAAACATGTGAAGCTTGTGATTCGGTTCTAAAATTGGGCCAAGCATTACCGGATAATGAACAGAGTTTAGAATTTCTTAAATCATTTGCTTGTAAAGATTTCAATGAAACTACTCCGTCAATTACTGGACGTGAATGTATTGGTCTTATCGATCGACTTGGACCGGCAATACTTTATATATTGCACAATACAAAAGTACCATTGGATGAAGGATGTTCAGTGTTGATTGGATATGAATGTTCGAAATTTCTAAATCGTTCTTATAGTGAATGGACCTTTTGGGAATTACCAATGCCTcggcaacgacaacaacaacaacaacaatttaaacttgctcaaattgatgataatggtggagagaaaaatcgaaaaattctCCATCTAACCGATATTCATCTAGATCTTTTCTATACAAAAGGTTCAAATTCCAAATGTAATGAACCATTATGTTGTCGATCAACATCATATGGTAtgtatttcatcaatatcgacatgaattttaatcaaaaaatttcatttttttctaaccCAACACATGTGCAAAGTGGTCAATAACAAAAGTTATCCAGCTGGTTATTGGGGTGAAATGAATGGTGATTGTGATATACCATTAGAACTAGTTAGTGATTCGATTAGACAAATTCGTGAACAACATCCAGACATTGATATGATATTCTGGACTGGTGATAATGTTCCACATGATGTATGGAATACATCCAAAACAATGGTAATTGAACATAATAAAATTGTGGCCAATTTGATCAAAGAAACATTCGCCGGTGTTCCAGTTTTGCCTGCTTTAGGCAATCATGAAGCACATCCAATCAATATGTATGTACCGATAGAAGTgtcggaaaaaaatgataataatcattcaatggaTTGGCTTTACAATATTATGGCCGATGAAATTTGGTCCGAATGGTTAACTGAAGAAAATCGAATGACATTTAAAAAAGGTGGCTATTATTCACGtatgatcaataatgattggaAAGTGATTGTATTGAATAGTAATGCTGGATATAGAGCGAATTTTTGGCGTGCATACAATCCCATTGATCCGGATAATCAACTACGATGGTTAATGCAAGAACTGGATCATGCTGAACGTACTGGTGCTTTTGTTTCGATTCTTGGCCATATACCACCTAGTGATATGTATGAAGGTTGGCTACATAATTATATCATGATTTTTGATCGATATTCACATATAATTACCGGTGCATACAATGGTCATacacataatgatgaattggctGTCATGTACAATATGCAAGGACGTCCAATTGCTATCAATTATATTTCTGGCAGTTTAACAACATTCTCGTTTCTGAATCCATCGTATAagatttttgaaatgaatccaCAAGGTAAACCATTAAATTTTGATGTATTTTTTATGGATCTAGACCATGAAAATCGAATCGTTgcacataataatcatagtAAACCAAAAGATTATCAACCTAAATGGTTACATGAATTTGATGCTATCGATTCTTatcagatgaaaaatttatcaccAGAAGAATGGGCTAAATGGGTGGATAATGCAATCACCGATCTGGATATGGCATATATCTATtcacaacattatcatcgtcattcaaGATTATTTCCAGATGTAAAAGATTTGACCTTAGATCATATTATT
This window of the Dermatophagoides farinae isolate YC_2012a chromosome 3, ASM2471394v1, whole genome shotgun sequence genome carries:
- the LOC124495104 gene encoding sphingomyelin phosphodiesterase-like, whose protein sequence is MLPPDNGQQFLEIYEENYDILAGLDINSIFAIINGNKPTLETCEACDSVLKLGQALPDNEQSLEFLKSFACKDFNETTPSITGRECIGLIDRLGPAILYILHNTKVPLDEGCSVLIGYECSKFLNRSYSEWTFWELPMPRQRQQQQQQFKLAQIDDNGGEKNRKILHLTDIHLDLFYTKGSNSKCNEPLCCRSTSYVVNNKSYPAGYWGEMNGDCDIPLELVSDSIRQIREQHPDIDMIFWTGDNVPHDVWNTSKTMVIEHNKIVANLIKETFAGVPVLPALGNHEAHPINMYVPIEVSEKNDNNHSMDWLYNIMADEIWSEWLTEENRMTFKKGGYYSRMINNDWKVIVLNSNAGYRANFWRAYNPIDPDNQLRWLMQELDHAERTGAFVSILGHIPPSDMYEGWLHNYIMIFDRYSHIITGAYNGHTHNDELAVMYNMQGRPIAINYISGSLTTFSFLNPSYKIFEMNPQGKPLNFDVFFMDLDHENRIVAHNNHSKPKDYQPKWLHEFDAIDSYQMKNLSPEEWAKWVDNAITDLDMAYIYSQHYHRHSRLFPDVKDLTLDHIIELVKSIKTISPFSKLQFKN
- the LOC124495135 gene encoding uncharacterized protein LOC124495135, whose translation is MSLDFSEIKTTILVILIVVFLLCLRTFIKSNVKPLFWIGIMAATGVTIYYGIEELKEFAEKKHIQESLQTLSNEPPPTATTATTTVEPQINQKECEEIFIRRTSKMIGKCCLDLNDCHCLNNDHNAQLLLRSCPKLQEKNIDIVCRFMGQQRTIRNDQQLLTRKIHVLNSSSSSPSSQWQQSIMKNKINVITIFLLVIDFILFIITIETFFEWQKMDNDNGYNNLKQISSNNNLDEFNGNEMEKFTTKININQQQQQQITTNNKVDLMNPKTSTTTKIISDHDS